Proteins from a genomic interval of Zingiber officinale cultivar Zhangliang chromosome 1B, Zo_v1.1, whole genome shotgun sequence:
- the LOC122042261 gene encoding uncharacterized protein LOC122042261: MTRSLTDKLFELDPEIERIFRALRIQEKISEESESALLSSDNSMADHNRTMKELVTPDEAFKYSCIPYPTLAGDFELRSRLIHLLPKYQGLSGEDPNRHLHEFHVVCSTMKPQGISEEDIKLRAFPFSLTGVAKDWLYYLSPGFITSWIGMKKAFLEKLFSASRTATIRKSICGIQQVVGETLYDYWERFKKLCSSCPQHQISDLVQYFYEGLLPMDRSMIDVAARRALVNKTPEQARELISNMAENSQQFGSRALTTRGVGEVQMDSNEQKQIRNSLMELTSLAKQLSLNNATQSSMCFQQGQNFGQQALLAPSRLSLTQGNSSNASNSDAQQARLEELMQQIFQQQQNQQRTDSALQNIERQIRQLASSINQIQAQGSSQLTSQTTPNPKGNVSALTLRSGRRISESASEGRVADEDPANLKFCPADPQLISSRNEIPEVRNVPTSSSVPIHIDPLNLEHSQGDGSLIPKNSSSFCPAAQFATENPDFNKSGISGYQKSAQKDTKPNITLPFPQRKTQLRRDVEEERAKEFQELVNLFSKVEVNVPLLTMIKQIPKYAKFLKDLCVHKKKLKGNELISMGKNVSALFQPVPQKCEDSGVFTVPCEIGSSLVKDAMLDLGTSINMMPKSVFQTLGIGPLQPTGVVIQLADRSQTHPAGVIEDVLVKVRELIFPVDFYILDMEGDYMTSRSPLILGRPFLKTARTKIDVHVGTLSMEIGDTVVQFSIFDAMKHPREDYSILSLDISEELDSMEFFSEFDSDSDLAEVEKDDVPFTALEDVLDLVMDDVS, from the exons atgaCCAGATCTTTGACAGACAAATTGTTTGAGTTAGATCCAGAGATTGAGAGAATCTTCAGAGCTTTGAGAATTCAAGAGAAAATTTCAGAGGAATCAGAAAGTGCATTGCTATCTTCAGATAATTCCATGGCTGATCATAATAGAACTATGAAGGAGCTTGTAACTCCTGATGAGGCTTTTAAGTATTCATGCATCCCTTATCCAACCTTGGCAGGAGATTTTGAGCTGAGATCTAGGTTGATTCATTTACTTCCGAAATATCAAGGATTATCTGGAGAAGACCCAAATAGACATTTGCATGAATTCCATGTGGTTTGCTCAACCATGAAGCCACAAGGAATTTCAGAAGAGGATATCAAGCTAAGGGCTTTTCCATTTTCACTAACTGGagtagcaaaagattggttgtattatttGTCACCAGGATTTATTACTTCTTGGATTGGCATGAAGAAGGCTTTCTTGGAGAAATTATTTTCGGCCTCGAGGACTGCAACTATTAGGAAAAGCATCTGTGGGATTCAACAAGTGGTGGGAGAGACACTTTATGATTATTGGGAGAGATTCAAGAAACTATGTTCAAGTTGTCCTCAACACCAAATTAGTGATCTGGTCCAATACTTCTATGAGGGTCTGTTACCTATGGACAGAAGTATGATAGATGTAGCGGCTCGAAGAGCTTTAGTGAACAAAACTCCAGAGCAAGCAAGGGAACTGATTTCGAACATGGCTGAAAATTCACAACAATTTGGAAGTAGAGCACTCACTACTAGAGGAGTTGGTGAAGTTCAAATGGATTCTAATGAACAAAAACAGATAAGGAACTCATTGATGGAATTAACATCATTAGCGAAACAATTGTCCTTGAACAATGCTACTCAATCTTCTATG TGCTTCCAGCAAGGGCAAAATTTTGGACAGCAAGCACTTCTAGCACCTTCAAGGCTGAGTTTAACTCAAGGGAACTCTAGTAATGCTTCTAATTCCGATGCACAACAAGCTAGATTAGAGGAGTTAATGCAACAAATCTTTCAACAGCAACAAAATCAGCAAAGAACAGATTCTGCACTTCAAAATATAGAAAGACAGATTAGGCAATTGGCTTCCAGCATAAATCAGATTCAAGCACAAGGATCAAGTCAATTGACTTCACAAACAACTCCTAATCCAAAAGGGAATGTTAGTGCATTAACTttgagaagtgggagaagaatttCAGAGAGTGCAAGTGAAGGAAGGGTTGCTGATGAAGATCCAGCAAATCTGAAATTCTGTCCAGCAGATCCGCAACTAATTTCCAGCAGAAATGAAATTCCGGAGGTTAGAAATGTGCCAACTTCAAGTTCTGTTCCAATTCACATTGATCCATTGAATTTGGAACATTCACAAGGAGATGGAAGCttaattccaaaaaattccagcAGCTTTTGTCCAGCTGCACAATTTGCAACAGAAAACCCAGATTTCAACAAATCTGGAATTTCAGGGTATCAAAAGTCAGCTCAGAAAGATACAAAGCCGAACATCACTTTGCCTTTTCCTCAACGAAAAACTCAACTAAGGAGAGATGTAGAAGAGGAAAGAGCCAAGGAATTTCAAGAGCTTGTGAACTTATTTAGCAAAGTGGAGGTAAATGTTCCTTTACTAACAATGATCAAGCAAATTCCTAAATATGCTAAATTTTTGAAGGATCTTTGTGTGCACAAGAAGAAGTTGAAGGGGAATGAGTTAATTAGCATGGGTAAGAATGTATCTGCACTTTTTCAACCAGTTCCTCAGAAATGTGAAGATTCTGGAGTATTTACAGTTCCTTGCGAGATTGGGAGTAGTCTTGTTAAGGATGCTATGTTAGATTTGGGAACTTCAATTAATATGATGCCAAAATCAGTTTTTCAAACATTAGGGATTGGACCATTACAACCTACAGGAGTAGTCATTCAGTTAGCTGACCGTAGTCAGACTCACCCAGCTGGAGTTATTGAAGATGTATTGGTGAAGGTGAGAGAACTTATCTTTCCTGTCGATTTTTATATCCTCGATATGGAGGGAGATTATATGACCAGTAGATCTCCACTCATTCTAGGACGACCATTTTTGAAGACTGCAAGGACAAAGATTGATGTTCATGTGGGCACACTTTCTATGGAGATAGGAGACACAGTGGTCCAATTCAGTATTTTTGACGCTATGAAGCATCCTAGAGAGGATTATTCTATTCTTAGTTTGGATATCTCAGAGGAGCTGGATAGTATGGAATTCTTCTCAGAATTTGATTCAGATTCAGATTTGGCAGAAGTTGAAAAAGATGATGTACCGTTTACAGCTTTGGAGGATGTTTTAGACTTGGTAATGGATGATGTGTCTTGA